One genomic segment of Natrialbaceae archaeon AArc-T1-2 includes these proteins:
- a CDS encoding CinA family protein, which translates to MDDIDLGLEVAVADRIGQRLRETDATLAVAESCTGGLIGAAVTAVPGSSDYFDSGLCTYAYDAKRRELGVSREALDEDGAVSAPVAREMARGVRDVADVTWGLATTGIAGPSGGTEETPVGTVYVGVAYAGPWGSETSYATASRYEFDGDRASIRAATVERALEDLMTELETVAERDHGDDR; encoded by the coding sequence ATGGACGATATCGACCTCGGTCTCGAGGTAGCGGTGGCCGACCGCATCGGACAGCGACTCCGGGAGACGGACGCGACGCTTGCCGTCGCCGAATCCTGTACCGGCGGACTGATCGGAGCTGCAGTGACGGCGGTTCCGGGCTCGAGTGACTACTTCGACAGCGGGCTCTGTACCTACGCCTACGACGCGAAACGCCGGGAACTCGGTGTGAGCCGGGAAGCGCTCGACGAGGACGGTGCGGTCTCTGCTCCCGTCGCCAGGGAGATGGCACGGGGCGTTCGCGACGTGGCCGACGTCACCTGGGGATTGGCGACGACGGGAATTGCCGGACCCTCGGGCGGTACCGAGGAGACCCCCGTCGGCACCGTCTACGTCGGTGTCGCCTACGCCGGTCCCTGGGGATCGGAGACGTCGTACGCGACCGCCTCCCGGTACGAGTTCGACGGCGACCGGGCTTCGATCCGGGCCGCGACGGTCGAGCGAGCGCTCGAGGACCTGATGACAGAACTCGAGACCGTTGCCGAACGCGACCACGGCGACGACCGGTAA
- a CDS encoding DUF255 domain-containing protein translates to MEDVTRVEWREWGQDAFDEADRRDVPVLLSLTATWCDHCHEMDEATYNVPTIAANVNDGFVPIRVDVDRRPRVRDRYNMGGFPSTVFLTPDGTVLTGAGYLGEDGMRQVIESVRRMWAEKGADAGRVPRPLRDTEPPSGALDDVEAALLARLEAAYDEAAGGWGEGAKFPLPDALEFALKRDREMALRCFDAVSANLLDEYEGGFYRFATGADWSGIQHEKLLDENAALVRAFSHAYCYTGRDEYREPAHRTIEYLTTTLWNGEAGAFAGSQAPADPETYTLEPSDRESGAEPPVDDTVYAGANALAIDACCTYYGYTDDERARRYAERALEFLRTALLEDGVAFHSHDTDCGEPGDERPLLVNQARALAALTTARSVLGADVLETAEAVVETTIDRLRDGDSFVDGPEAGVGLCDRPLRPLDSNVEFADALVDLAVLTGENRYRTIARETLEDFAGASDRFGPQVARYGSVATRLCEGPLVVRVADPAGSDLHRAAVRIADHEKVVVPEADLEAGSVRVDHGSRRSEPATTPEELSDRVQSVLE, encoded by the coding sequence ATGGAAGACGTCACGCGGGTCGAGTGGCGCGAGTGGGGTCAGGACGCGTTCGACGAGGCCGATCGGCGGGACGTGCCCGTCTTGCTCTCGCTCACCGCGACGTGGTGTGACCACTGCCACGAGATGGACGAAGCGACCTACAACGTGCCGACGATCGCAGCCAACGTCAACGACGGGTTCGTCCCTATCCGGGTCGACGTGGATCGTCGGCCCCGCGTCCGCGATCGGTACAACATGGGCGGCTTTCCGTCGACCGTGTTTCTCACGCCCGATGGCACTGTCCTGACCGGAGCCGGCTATCTCGGCGAGGACGGAATGCGCCAGGTCATAGAGAGCGTGCGTCGGATGTGGGCCGAGAAGGGTGCCGATGCGGGTCGGGTTCCGCGTCCGCTTCGCGACACAGAGCCCCCGTCGGGCGCGCTCGACGATGTTGAGGCGGCGCTGCTCGCCCGGCTCGAGGCAGCCTACGACGAGGCCGCCGGCGGCTGGGGCGAGGGCGCGAAGTTTCCGCTACCCGACGCCCTCGAGTTCGCGCTCAAGCGCGACCGCGAGATGGCGCTTCGGTGTTTCGACGCGGTGAGTGCGAACCTGCTCGACGAGTACGAAGGCGGCTTCTACCGGTTTGCGACCGGTGCCGACTGGTCCGGCATCCAACACGAGAAGCTGCTCGACGAGAACGCCGCCCTCGTGCGGGCGTTTTCTCACGCCTACTGTTATACGGGGCGTGATGAGTATCGCGAGCCGGCACATCGGACGATCGAGTACCTGACGACGACGCTGTGGAACGGTGAGGCAGGTGCGTTCGCTGGCAGCCAGGCACCCGCCGACCCCGAGACGTACACGCTCGAGCCGAGCGACCGCGAAAGCGGCGCGGAGCCGCCCGTCGACGACACCGTCTACGCCGGCGCGAACGCGCTCGCGATCGACGCGTGCTGTACGTACTACGGCTACACCGACGACGAGCGCGCTCGACGGTACGCCGAACGCGCGCTCGAGTTCCTCCGGACGGCGCTGCTCGAAGACGGCGTTGCCTTCCACTCCCACGACACCGACTGCGGTGAACCCGGCGACGAGCGTCCGCTGCTTGTGAATCAGGCGCGCGCCCTGGCCGCGCTGACGACGGCCCGGAGCGTGCTCGGAGCCGACGTCCTCGAGACGGCCGAGGCCGTCGTCGAGACGACGATCGACCGGCTGCGCGACGGCGACTCGTTCGTCGACGGCCCCGAAGCCGGCGTTGGACTCTGTGACCGGCCGCTTCGACCGCTCGACAGCAACGTCGAGTTCGCCGACGCGCTGGTCGATCTCGCCGTCTTGACGGGCGAGAACCGGTACCGGACGATCGCTCGCGAGACGCTCGAGGACTTCGCCGGCGCGAGCGACCGGTTCGGTCCCCAGGTCGCGCGGTACGGATCGGTCGCCACGAGACTGTGCGAGGGGCCACTCGTCGTCCGGGTCGCCGATCCGGCCGGCTCCGATCTCCATCGTGCGGCGGTCCGGATCGCCGATCACGAGAAGGTCGTGGTACCCGAAGCCGACCTCGAGGCCGGGAGCGTACGCGTCGACCACGGCAGTCGGCGATCGGAGCCGGCGACAACTCCCGAAGAGTTGAGCGATCGCGTTCAGAGCGTTCTCGAGTGA
- a CDS encoding TrmB family transcriptional regulator produces the protein MATLRDLGLSEYESRVYRALLNTGPATAKELSRASDVPMGRIYDVLNSIEQHNLVRSQTASRPKKYVAVEPATALDRLLEDKKRELEARARQYEEIVDDLSAELDVADPVEEEFWTAAVGPEETYDLLLERLAAADREVIMVAANPSPQIDVRTVGEDVLAELEDALDRGVTVDVLLSRDLVDALPESVGRRYRRTLQAREDFSVRTNDDVRGSFNIIDDVEVCIQVPNPLATGDAFGMIDLKDPAFAADVHDEFFSTWEEATPLQF, from the coding sequence ATGGCAACGCTCAGGGATCTCGGCCTCTCGGAGTACGAGTCGCGGGTCTACCGGGCGCTTTTGAACACCGGTCCTGCGACGGCGAAAGAGCTATCGCGAGCGAGTGACGTCCCGATGGGACGGATCTACGACGTGCTCAACAGCATCGAACAGCACAACCTCGTGCGAAGTCAGACAGCGAGCCGACCGAAGAAGTACGTCGCCGTCGAACCCGCGACCGCGCTCGATCGGCTACTCGAGGACAAAAAACGCGAACTCGAGGCGCGGGCCAGACAGTACGAGGAGATCGTCGACGATCTCTCGGCGGAACTCGACGTCGCCGATCCGGTCGAAGAGGAGTTCTGGACGGCCGCCGTTGGTCCCGAGGAAACCTACGACCTCCTGCTCGAACGGCTTGCTGCAGCCGATCGCGAGGTCATCATGGTCGCTGCGAATCCATCACCCCAGATCGACGTCCGGACCGTCGGCGAGGACGTCCTCGCGGAACTCGAGGACGCACTCGACCGCGGCGTGACCGTCGACGTCTTGCTCAGTCGGGACCTCGTCGACGCACTTCCCGAGAGCGTCGGCCGTCGGTACCGGCGAACGCTCCAGGCCCGCGAGGACTTCTCGGTGCGGACGAACGACGACGTCCGGGGATCGTTCAACATCATCGACGACGTCGAGGTCTGTATCCAGGTTCCTAACCCCCTCGCCACCGGCGACGCGTTCGGAATGATCGACCTCAAGGATCCGGCGTTCGCCGCCGACGTCCACGACGAGTTCTTCTCGACGTGGGAGGAAGCGACGCCGCTTCAGTTCTAG
- a CDS encoding tyrosine--tRNA ligase: MDTYDLITRNAEEVVPEEEVRDLADEPEGKRVYVGYEPSGVLHIGHLLTANKLIDLQEAGMEVVVLLADVHAYLNGKGTFEEIRETAEQMRAQFVAYGLEEEHTEFVYGSAFQLEEEYTLDLHELELSTTLNRAQRAMAELQSGETAKVSHVVYPLMQALDIEYLDLDLAVGGLDQRKVHMLHREEISDLGYETRPCLHTPIIADLTTGAGKMSSSEGVTISMEDSTEEIEHKVNSAYCPPTRDPEPDDDGTERENPVLELFEYHVFPRFESVTVERPDQYGGDVTYDDYESLAADLESGELHPADAKSTLASYLDELIAPGRETLRELRN, from the coding sequence ATGGATACCTACGACCTGATCACGCGCAACGCCGAGGAGGTCGTCCCCGAAGAGGAGGTGCGAGACCTTGCGGACGAGCCCGAGGGCAAGCGCGTCTACGTCGGCTACGAGCCATCCGGCGTACTCCACATCGGGCATCTCCTGACGGCGAACAAGCTCATCGACCTCCAGGAGGCGGGTATGGAGGTCGTCGTCTTGCTCGCAGACGTCCACGCCTACCTCAACGGCAAAGGAACGTTCGAGGAGATCCGCGAGACCGCCGAACAGATGCGGGCCCAGTTCGTCGCCTACGGCCTCGAGGAGGAACACACCGAGTTCGTCTACGGCTCTGCGTTCCAGCTCGAGGAGGAGTACACGCTCGATCTCCACGAACTCGAGCTCTCGACGACGCTCAACCGCGCCCAGCGGGCGATGGCCGAACTCCAAAGCGGCGAGACCGCGAAAGTGAGCCACGTCGTCTACCCGCTGATGCAGGCGCTCGACATCGAATACCTCGACCTCGACCTCGCCGTCGGCGGCTTAGACCAGCGCAAGGTCCACATGCTCCACCGCGAGGAGATCTCGGATCTGGGCTACGAGACTCGGCCGTGTCTGCACACGCCCATCATCGCCGACCTCACCACCGGCGCGGGAAAGATGTCCTCGAGCGAGGGCGTAACGATCTCGATGGAAGATTCGACCGAGGAGATCGAACACAAAGTCAACTCGGCGTACTGTCCACCGACGCGCGATCCCGAGCCCGACGACGACGGCACCGAGCGCGAAAACCCCGTTCTCGAGCTGTTCGAGTACCACGTCTTCCCCCGGTTCGAGTCGGTCACTGTCGAACGGCCCGACCAGTACGGCGGCGACGTTACCTACGACGACTACGAGTCGCTGGCGGCCGACCTCGAGTCCGGCGAGCTCCATCCCGCCGACGCGAAGAGCACGCTCGCGAGCTACCTCGACGAGCTGATCGCGCCCGGCCGGGAGACGCTCCGGGAGCTTCGAAACTGA